One Pseudomonas brassicacearum genomic region harbors:
- a CDS encoding LysR family transcriptional regulator, with translation MKARSDELQIFVCVIECGSISAAAEQVGQTPSAVSRTLSRLEAKLDTTLINRTTRRMDLTEEGKYFFEQAKGILDQMDELEERLSSRQKNPAGRLRINAASPFMLHAIVPHIEEFRRLYPDIQLELNSNDLIIDLLEQSTDIAIRIGTLTDSTLHARSLGCSPLHILASPTYLKQHGTPSSVAELAGHALLGFAQNEGLNQWPLRHVHGDRWPIQAAISASSGETVRHLALQGQGIACLSDFMTRDDIQAGRLEVLLADANSGYRQPINAVYYRNSQLALRIQCFLDFIQGKLADYASREFKG, from the coding sequence GTGAAAGCCAGATCCGACGAATTGCAGATCTTCGTCTGCGTGATCGAGTGCGGATCCATCTCCGCCGCCGCCGAGCAGGTCGGGCAGACGCCGTCGGCGGTCAGTCGCACCTTGTCGCGCCTGGAGGCCAAGCTCGATACCACGTTGATCAACCGCACTACCCGGCGCATGGACCTGACCGAAGAGGGCAAGTATTTCTTCGAGCAGGCCAAGGGCATCCTCGACCAGATGGACGAGCTGGAAGAACGCTTGTCGTCCCGCCAGAAAAATCCCGCAGGACGCTTGCGGATCAACGCGGCGTCACCGTTCATGCTCCACGCCATCGTCCCGCACATCGAAGAGTTTCGCCGGCTCTACCCGGACATCCAGCTCGAACTCAACAGCAACGACCTGATCATCGATTTGCTGGAGCAAAGCACCGACATCGCCATTCGTATCGGCACCCTCACCGATTCGACGTTGCATGCCCGGTCCCTGGGGTGCAGCCCCTTGCACATCCTGGCCAGCCCGACTTATCTGAAGCAGCACGGCACGCCTTCAAGCGTCGCCGAGCTGGCAGGTCATGCGCTGTTGGGGTTTGCCCAGAACGAGGGGCTCAATCAGTGGCCGCTGCGCCATGTACACGGTGATCGCTGGCCGATCCAAGCGGCCATTAGCGCCTCCAGTGGCGAAACCGTGCGCCACCTGGCGCTGCAAGGACAGGGCATCGCCTGCCTGTCGGATTTCATGACCCGTGACGACATCCAGGCCGGTCGGCTGGAGGTGTTGCTGGCCGACGCCAACAGCGGATACCGCCAGCCGATCAATGCGGTGTACTACCGCAACTCGCAATTGGCGTTGCGGATCCAGTGCTTCCTGGACTTCATCCAGGGCAAGCTCGCCGACTACGCTTCGCGGGAATTCAAGGGCTGA
- a CDS encoding NAD(P)H-dependent oxidoreductase, producing MKKILLLNGGKKFAHSDGRYNATLHETALSVLDRGGLDVKTTFIDGGYDIKEEVAKFLWADVIIYQMPGWWMGAPWTVKKYIDEVFTEGHGSLYASDGRTRSDASQKYGSGGLLQGKQYMLSLTWNAPQQAFDDPTDFFEAKGVDAVYFPFHKANQFLGMTGLPTFLCVDVMKRPNVEADVVRYEQHLREVFGLSR from the coding sequence ATGAAAAAAATCCTGCTGCTCAACGGCGGTAAAAAATTCGCTCATTCCGACGGTCGCTATAACGCGACGCTCCACGAGACTGCCCTCAGCGTTCTGGACCGAGGCGGTCTTGACGTGAAAACCACGTTCATCGACGGCGGCTACGACATCAAGGAAGAGGTCGCCAAGTTCCTTTGGGCCGACGTGATCATTTATCAGATGCCTGGCTGGTGGATGGGCGCGCCGTGGACCGTCAAGAAGTACATCGACGAGGTCTTCACCGAAGGTCACGGCAGCCTCTACGCCAGCGACGGCCGCACCCGCTCCGACGCGTCGCAGAAGTACGGCAGCGGCGGTCTGTTGCAGGGCAAGCAATACATGTTGTCCCTGACCTGGAACGCCCCGCAGCAAGCCTTCGACGACCCCACCGACTTCTTCGAAGCCAAGGGCGTGGACGCGGTGTACTTTCCATTTCACAAAGCCAACCAGTTCCTGGGCATGACCGGCCTGCCGACTTTCCTGTGTGTGGACGTGATGAAACGTCCGAATGTCGAGGCCGATGTGGTGCGCTATGAGCAGCATTTGCGTGAGGTGTTCGGCCTTTCGCGGTAA
- a CDS encoding gluconate:H+ symporter codes for MAPAFGYWLLVYAAIAIIALIVLIARYRLNPFIVITLVSIGLALLAGMPPSGVVGAYEAGVGKTLGHIALVVALGTMLGKMMAESGGAERMAQTLIERFGERNAHWAMVCIAFLVGLPLFFEVGFVLLVPIAFTIARRVGVSILMVGLPMVAGLSVVHALVPPHPAAMLAVQAFQASVGQTLLYAILIGIPTAIIAGPLYAKFIVPRIQLPAENPLERQFLDREPRARLPGFGITLGTILLPVVLMLIGGWANLISTPGSGFNQFLLFIGNSVIALLLATILSFWTLGLAQGFNRESILKFTNECLAPTASITLLVGAGGGLNRILVDAGVTQQIVGLAQEFQLSPLVMGWLFAALMRVATGSATVAMTTASGIVAPVAIGLGYPHPELLVLATGAGSVIFSHVNDGGFWLIKEYFNMTVAQTFKTWTVLETLISVVAFGLTLGLSRLL; via the coding sequence ATGGCACCCGCTTTCGGTTATTGGTTGTTGGTCTATGCGGCCATCGCCATCATTGCGCTGATCGTTCTGATCGCCCGTTACCGGCTTAATCCGTTCATCGTGATTACGCTGGTGTCCATCGGCCTGGCGTTGCTGGCCGGGATGCCGCCGTCGGGTGTGGTGGGGGCGTACGAGGCGGGTGTCGGCAAGACGCTGGGGCACATCGCGCTGGTGGTCGCCCTGGGGACGATGCTCGGCAAGATGATGGCCGAGTCCGGCGGGGCGGAGCGGATGGCGCAGACGCTGATCGAACGCTTCGGCGAGCGCAACGCCCACTGGGCGATGGTGTGCATCGCCTTTCTGGTCGGGCTGCCGCTGTTCTTCGAAGTCGGGTTTGTATTGCTGGTGCCCATTGCGTTCACTATCGCCCGGCGTGTCGGCGTGTCGATCCTGATGGTGGGGCTGCCGATGGTCGCCGGGCTTTCGGTGGTCCATGCCCTGGTGCCGCCGCATCCGGCGGCGATGCTGGCGGTGCAGGCATTCCAGGCCTCGGTGGGGCAGACCTTGCTGTACGCGATCCTGATCGGCATCCCCACGGCGATCATCGCCGGTCCCCTGTACGCCAAATTCATCGTGCCGCGTATCCAACTGCCGGCCGAAAACCCGCTGGAGCGGCAATTTCTCGACCGCGAGCCGCGCGCCAGGCTGCCGGGTTTCGGCATCACCCTGGGGACTATTCTCCTGCCGGTGGTGCTGATGTTGATCGGCGGCTGGGCCAACCTGATTTCCACTCCCGGCAGCGGTTTCAACCAGTTCCTGTTGTTCATCGGCAACTCGGTGATTGCCTTGCTGCTGGCCACTATCCTCAGCTTCTGGACCCTTGGCCTGGCCCAGGGCTTCAACCGTGAGTCGATCCTCAAGTTCACCAACGAATGCCTGGCACCGACGGCCAGCATCACCTTGTTGGTGGGCGCTGGCGGCGGTTTGAACCGGATCCTGGTGGACGCCGGGGTCACGCAGCAGATTGTCGGCCTGGCCCAGGAGTTCCAACTGTCACCGCTGGTCATGGGTTGGCTGTTCGCTGCACTGATGCGCGTCGCCACGGGTTCGGCCACAGTGGCGATGACCACAGCTTCGGGCATCGTCGCGCCCGTGGCGATCGGCCTGGGTTATCCCCATCCCGAACTGCTGGTGCTGGCCACGGGAGCCGGGTCGGTTATCTTTTCCCACGTCAACGACGGCGGCTTCTGGCTGATCAAGGAATACTTCAATATGACCGTTGCCCAAACCTTCAAGACCTGGACCGTGCTCGAAACGCTGATCTCCGTGGTCGCGTTCGGCCTGACCCTCGGCCTTTCGCGCTTGCTCTGA
- a CDS encoding SulP family inorganic anion transporter, translating into MKPARLRADVLAGLTTSFALLPECIAFALVAHLNPLMGLYGAFILCTLTALFGGRPGMVSGAAGSMAVVIIALVVQHGVQYLLATVLLGGLIMLAFGLLRLGKLVRMVPHPVMLGFVNGLAIVIALAQLEHFKIDQTWLSGGPLYLMVGLVALTMAIVYLLPRLTRSVPQALVAILGVGLAVYLLGLPTRTLGDMAHIAGGLPAFAWPDIPWNLKTLQIVAPYAVIMAMVGLLETLLTLNLTDEITQSRGYPDRECVALGAANMVSGLFGGMGGCAMIGQTMINLSSGGRGRLSGVVAGVMVLLFVLFLSPLIERIPLAALVGVMFVVSQQTFAWASLRVINKVPVNDVLVIIAVTVITVFTDLAIAVLCGIVIAALNFAWQQARELYADTHLEADGSKLYRLHGTLFFASTTPFLNQFDPANDPAQVTLDCRHLSFVDYSAIAALKTLRERYSKAGKHLRVYHLSDRCKQMLKRAGEQHD; encoded by the coding sequence ATGAAACCAGCACGCCTTCGCGCCGACGTCCTCGCCGGCCTCACCACGTCCTTCGCCTTGCTTCCCGAGTGCATCGCCTTCGCCCTGGTGGCCCACCTCAACCCGCTGATGGGGTTGTACGGCGCCTTCATCCTCTGCACCCTCACCGCCCTGTTCGGCGGACGCCCGGGCATGGTGTCGGGCGCGGCGGGTTCGATGGCGGTGGTGATCATCGCGCTGGTGGTGCAGCACGGCGTGCAGTACCTGCTGGCCACCGTGCTGTTGGGCGGGCTGATCATGCTGGCGTTCGGGCTGTTGCGGTTGGGCAAGCTGGTGCGGATGGTGCCGCACCCGGTGATGCTCGGCTTCGTCAACGGCCTGGCGATTGTCATTGCGCTGGCCCAGCTGGAACATTTCAAGATTGACCAGACCTGGCTGAGCGGCGGCCCGCTGTACCTGATGGTCGGCCTGGTGGCGCTGACCATGGCCATCGTCTACCTGCTGCCGCGCCTGACCCGTAGCGTGCCGCAGGCCCTGGTGGCGATCCTCGGCGTCGGCCTGGCGGTCTACCTGCTCGGCCTGCCGACCCGGACGCTGGGCGACATGGCCCACATCGCCGGCGGCTTGCCGGCCTTTGCCTGGCCGGACATTCCCTGGAACCTGAAAACCCTGCAGATCGTGGCGCCCTATGCGGTGATCATGGCGATGGTCGGCCTGCTGGAAACCCTGCTGACCCTGAACCTGACCGATGAAATCACCCAAAGCCGCGGTTATCCGGACCGGGAATGCGTGGCACTGGGCGCGGCCAACATGGTCTCCGGGCTGTTCGGCGGCATGGGCGGGTGCGCCATGATCGGCCAGACGATGATCAACCTCAGCTCGGGCGGGCGCGGGCGATTATCGGGTGTCGTGGCCGGGGTGATGGTGTTGCTGTTCGTGTTGTTCCTGTCGCCACTGATCGAGCGCATCCCGCTCGCTGCACTGGTGGGGGTGATGTTCGTGGTGTCGCAGCAGACGTTTGCCTGGGCCTCTCTGCGGGTGATCAACAAAGTGCCGGTGAACGATGTGCTGGTGATCATCGCGGTGACGGTCATCACGGTGTTCACCGACCTGGCCATCGCCGTGCTCTGCGGTATCGTCATTGCGGCGCTCAACTTCGCCTGGCAACAGGCCCGGGAGCTGTACGCCGACACGCACCTGGAGGCCGACGGCAGCAAACTCTATCGCCTGCACGGCACGCTGTTCTTCGCCTCGACGACGCCGTTCCTCAACCAGTTCGACCCGGCCAACGACCCCGCCCAGGTGACACTGGACTGCCGTCACCTGAGCTTCGTCGATTACTCGGCCATCGCCGCGCTCAAGACTTTGCGTGAACGCTACAGCAAAGCCGGCAAGCATCTGCGGGTGTATCACCTGTCCGACCGCTGCAAGCAGATGCTCAAGCGGGCGGGCGAGCAGCACGACTGA
- a CDS encoding MurR/RpiR family transcriptional regulator — protein MDILYQIRSRQDSFSAGEGRIARLMLDDVGFAASASLDELAQRAEVSSATLSRFARTVGCRDLRDLRLQLAQASGVGSRFLDPAGAPEQSAFYGQIVGDIEATLRQHLSGFEESRFGDAVRMLGKARMIHAFGLGGWSALCGEELQVRLVRFGYPIAACRDPVMMRITATSLSEEHLVIACSLTGITPELLGAVELARSYGAPILAITRADSPLARLADVVLPLQGAETSFIYKPTAARYGMLLAIDVLATELALAHPEDNQERLRRVKLALDDYRGGDDHLPLGD, from the coding sequence ATGGACATCCTTTACCAGATCCGCTCCCGCCAGGACTCTTTCAGCGCCGGCGAAGGCAGAATCGCCCGGCTGATGCTCGACGATGTCGGCTTTGCCGCTTCCGCCAGCCTGGATGAACTGGCCCAGCGCGCCGAAGTCAGCAGCGCCACGCTGTCGCGCTTCGCCCGCACTGTCGGTTGCCGCGATCTGCGCGATCTGCGCTTGCAACTGGCCCAGGCCAGCGGTGTCGGCAGCCGTTTTCTTGACCCGGCCGGGGCGCCCGAGCAATCGGCGTTTTATGGACAGATCGTCGGCGATATCGAGGCGACCCTGCGTCAACATCTGTCGGGGTTCGAAGAGTCACGGTTCGGCGATGCCGTGCGGATGCTCGGCAAGGCGCGGATGATTCACGCGTTCGGGCTCGGTGGCTGGTCGGCGTTGTGCGGCGAGGAGTTGCAGGTACGGCTGGTGCGTTTTGGCTACCCGATTGCCGCCTGCCGCGACCCGGTGATGATGCGCATCACCGCCACTTCGTTGAGTGAAGAACATCTGGTCATCGCCTGCTCACTCACCGGCATCACCCCGGAATTGTTGGGCGCGGTTGAGCTGGCCCGCAGCTACGGTGCGCCGATCCTGGCCATCACCCGGGCCGACTCGCCCCTCGCCCGACTGGCCGATGTGGTATTGCCCCTGCAAGGCGCCGAAACCTCGTTCATCTACAAACCCACGGCGGCGCGCTACGGCATGCTGCTGGCCATCGACGTGCTCGCCACCGAACTCGCATTGGCCCACCCCGAAGACAACCAAGAACGCCTGCGGCGGGTCAAGCTCGCCCTGGACGATTACCGCGGCGGTGACGATCACCTGCCGTTGGGAGACTGA
- a CDS encoding NAD-dependent epimerase/dehydratase family protein, whose protein sequence is MNVFVTGAAGFIGGSIATGLVRAGHQVTGLVRSAEQAGELTALGIKPVIGTLEDSKLLTEQARAADAVINAASSDHRGAVEALIEGLKGSNKVLLHTSGSSIVGDASGGRSSEDIYYEGKLPQPTPDKAARVAIDNLVLDAAKQGVNSAVICNTLIYGHSLGVKRDSVQLPRLLKQARKSGVVRHVGPGQNIWSNVHIEDVVELYKLALTHNQPGTFYFVESGEASFIDMTTAMARALQLGEPQDWPLADAEAEWGYEMANYGLGSNSRVRGKNARELLGWTPKRTSVVEWILAEMV, encoded by the coding sequence ATGAACGTATTCGTCACCGGCGCTGCCGGTTTTATCGGCGGTTCCATCGCCACCGGCCTGGTACGTGCCGGACATCAAGTCACCGGTCTGGTACGCAGTGCCGAACAGGCGGGCGAGCTGACTGCACTGGGCATCAAGCCGGTCATCGGCACCCTCGAAGACAGCAAGCTGCTCACCGAACAGGCACGTGCTGCCGACGCGGTGATCAATGCCGCCAGTAGCGATCATCGTGGTGCGGTAGAGGCCTTGATCGAAGGGCTCAAGGGGTCGAACAAAGTGCTGTTGCACACCAGCGGTTCGAGCATTGTCGGCGATGCTTCGGGCGGTCGCTCCAGCGAGGACATTTACTACGAAGGCAAGCTGCCGCAACCCACCCCCGACAAAGCGGCCCGTGTCGCCATCGACAACCTGGTCCTGGATGCCGCCAAGCAAGGCGTGAACTCGGCGGTGATCTGCAACACCTTGATCTATGGCCACAGCCTGGGCGTGAAGCGTGACAGCGTGCAATTGCCGCGTCTGCTCAAGCAGGCGCGTAAAAGTGGAGTGGTACGGCATGTCGGGCCGGGGCAGAACATCTGGTCCAACGTGCATATCGAGGACGTGGTCGAGTTATACAAACTGGCCCTGACCCATAACCAGCCTGGCACGTTCTACTTCGTCGAAAGCGGCGAGGCTTCGTTCATCGACATGACCACCGCCATGGCCCGAGCACTGCAGCTTGGTGAACCGCAAGATTGGCCGCTGGCCGATGCCGAGGCCGAGTGGGGCTACGAAATGGCCAATTATGGCCTGGGCTCCAACAGCCGCGTGCGGGGTAAAAATGCCCGTGAGTTGCTCGGCTGGACACCGAAGCGGACCTCGGTGGTGGAGTGGATTCTTGCTGAGATGGTGTGA